The nucleotide window AAAGATCTCTCAAATTATGCCTTTTTGGGCTACCCTGTTTTGATGGCGGGGGATATATTGCTATACAAATCTTTTGCAGTTCCGGTTGGCGAAGATCAAAATGCACACCTCGAACTCACGCGAGAAGTAGTTAGAAGATTTAACTATTTATATGGAGACGTTTTTATTGAACCGGAAACATTATTAACTAAAACAGCAAAAATGCCTGGTCTTGATGGCCGAAAAATGAGTAAATCTTATAATAATGCACTAAATATTGCAGATGATATGGATACTGTATGGAATAAGTTGCGAACAATGACAACTGACCCTGCACGTGAGCGGAGAACTGATCCAGGTACCCCAGAGAAATGTCCTGTATGGGATGTACATAAATTTTTTAATAAAAATCAAAATGAATTGCTCGAGTTAGACAAGGGGTGTCGTAATGCAACTATTGGTTGCGTAGACTGTAAGAAAAAACTTATGGCTCATGTTAAAGAAACAATGGATCCAATATTGGCTCGTCGCGCAAAATTTGAAAATAAAGATGATGATTTAAAACAAATACTTGAAGCAGGAGCATTAAGAGCAAAGAAAGTGGCAGAGGCAACTATGGATGAAGTGTTTACAGCCATGGGGCTATTACGTCGGTGATAATTTGAAAAAAGAAGATGATTTGTCTGTTCTGACA belongs to Synergistaceae bacterium and includes:
- the trpS gene encoding tryptophan--tRNA ligase, with the protein product MNKQKRIFSAMRPTGKLHYGHMAGALSNWVNLQDEYSCFFAIADWHALMSDYSDPSNIKANCKEILLDWLAVGIDPEKAAIFVQSHIKQHAELHLALSMITPLGWLERCPTYKEQILNLKNKDLSNYAFLGYPVLMAGDILLYKSFAVPVGEDQNAHLELTREVVRRFNYLYGDVFIEPETLLTKTAKMPGLDGRKMSKSYNNALNIADDMDTVWNKLRTMTTDPARERRTDPGTPEKCPVWDVHKFFNKNQNELLELDKGCRNATIGCVDCKKKLMAHVKETMDPILARRAKFENKDDDLKQILEAGALRAKKVAEATMDEVFTAMGLLRR